In Pyrenophora tritici-repentis strain M4 chromosome 6, whole genome shotgun sequence, the DNA window TTCATATATATAGCTGCCCTCCTTCATAGCTACTCCGACAATGCAATCCCCCTCTTCCTCGTTCCCACCGCTACACATTCTGGTTGCGAGCCCTTTAGTGCAGTCTGTAGCATGGCCGTGTACATCCAGTCTGTGTCCAACTCATAGAGGCTGTCAGCCACTATATTTCCGAATTCGTCTGCAGATCTTTCTCCGGTGATATTGTAGTCATATTTCCAGAGAGATTGCTCCGTGGTCAATAATACTTGTCGGACGAATGGGAGATTGCGCAGCTCCAAGGTTTGGGGAACCTCCGAAACACTGACCAAGAAGCTGTTGCCCGAGTTGAAGAGAGCAGACATGGCTATTGTGACTGAATTGCAGATTTTAGTTGCTGCTCCAGTTTAGTATGGAAACGTGTACTTACGGACTTGAAGTAGAAATGTCGTTGCTGTGATGAGCGATAGCAGCCAATTTCGATTTTGTAGAGCTTTGAATGACGCGAACAGCCAAAATGATGATGCGTAGGACAGTGCTATTCCCTGAGAAGGGCGTTTGGCACCATGCTGCATGCTAATGTAAGGCTGCACCATCCTACAAGTGGTATCGACGGACTCCCACCAGAGCGCGATAATGATAGCAAGCAAAGTTGGAATGATAGCGAAGGGCGATATCGTATTCACTCTGCCAAGCACCTTGACATTGGCGCGATAAGTGAAAAAGTCTTGATAAAGTTCTGACTTTTGCGCGTATCTGTGAAGCACCGTGATTCCTACAAGAAGACAAAGTGCATAAAGGCTGAGCAAAGCCAGATTTCGTAGTCTCAGCACTGGTAGTATAGGCGTGGCGTCATCAGATGGTGATCTTGTCTTTTCTGCTGTATGTCAGTGAATACCTCAATCATTCAGCGAGTACGTACCTTCATGGCTGACCCGGATAGAAGCTTCGATTTCGTCGAGACTCCCATCTCTAGAATAGAAGGTTCGATCTGCAAGCTCTTCTTTCAACACCTTTCTTGCAGCCAGGTCAAGTTTTGCGAACTTGCTTAACGTGGTTGCGTTGCCGCTACCCCAAACACTTATACCAAGAACTGTACTTGGATCTTGGTATATGTTCAGATTGCGTTTCGCTTGACTTACCCAAAGAACGGTCAGAAGGGAAAATGATGATATGAGTAACATTGCACATATAGTCGAGGCGGCTTGTCCACTGACTAGGACTTTCCGGACATATTCGAATCGATGGCCAGTCGTACGGTGCTCTTCTAAGATCTTCATGCTTTGGAAAGAACCACCAACAACTTCAGCGACGAATCGACGTCTCAATAGAGCAGCGATCATAGGCAAATCAGGATCGGCCATCATCTTTGAAACATCGAAATCATATGCTGCACCTAACATTGCAGCATAACCCCCCACTATAACATGGTCTGAGGGGCCCGAGGGCCTTTGAGGTGCAAACTGACTCCACTCAACATCTGTGTAAATCTTACTTAGCGCGAGTAAGTTGCTGATGGTGGAAGGGATTGGCGTGCTCATTTGTTGGAAAAGGTCCTCCTCGAATTCGACAGCCAAGGTTCCTAATGCAGATGTGGCACGGACTGGCATGGTAGCCATACTGTATTCCGAGTGGCATGCATATGCGAGCATGGTCATGTTTTCCAGAAATCTGTCGATCGTTGTAGTGAGTGGAGAGTACCACCATGGAGTGCTCATCATAATAACTTCAGTCTCCTGACAATCTTCGTTCAGTCGAAGAGTAGCATTGCGTAAGTAAGAATCGCCCAACATTATTTCGTCGATGTCGCTCCAGGTAACCCAAGT includes these proteins:
- a CDS encoding DUF3433 domain containing protein — its product is MENNRGSSELGVESQVGVELQVGVNRRHEVDRAEAETRKLLPSTSPVHSRTNSIRSYRATVSNNSSTSVVEPADKRKFSCRFICTNHFNTNADPQWMPFTLRWYFIIILAGYSITCVAVILVLHQYSHKSNGLCTEDSAIPGWTFIPTLVAVFYRQLIAMVFGAVKMTDPFARMSKASERTPVARYTILETTKPWWTTLAQGFQKRRNGGSWNWVMILSSSIYILAILGISPMSAALLRSKEVQQKSSEAVVQLTMPNGATLRPRSERNTYLQTMSAMFQGYSTSPWITDGFVILPFWPENPNDSGSPWDSRVSNSGTWEADTTIFHNDLVCTKLSMKKKDIYLRHAHDDQESRLEDTLYAAFVLLDSSHGCQLNVTVNVTRNIVEKDEPSLQFASTWVTWSDIDEIMLGDSYLRNATLRLNEDCQETEVIMMSTPWWYSPLTTTIDRFLENMTMLAYACHSEYSMATMPVRATSALGTLAVEFEEDLFQQMSTPIPSTISNLLALSKIYTDVEWSQFAPQRPSGPSDHVIVGGYAAMLGAAYDFDVSKMMADPDLPMIAALLRRRFVAEVVGGSFQSMKILEEHRTTGHRFEYVRKVLVSGQAASTICAMLLISSFSLLTVLWVSQAKRNLNIYQDPSTVLGISVWGSGNATTLSKFAKLDLAARKVLKEELADRTFYSRDGSLDEIEASIRVSHEEKTRSPSDDATPILPVLRLRNLALLSLYALCLLVGITVLHRYAQKSELYQDFFTYRANVKVLGRVNTISPFAIIPTLLAIIIALWWESVDTTCRMVQPYISMQHGAKRPSQGIALSYASSFWLFASFKALQNRNWLLSLITATTFLLQVLTIAMSALFNSGNSFLVSVSEVPQTLELRNLPFVRQVLLTTEQSLWKYDYNITGERSADEFGNIVADSLYELDTDWMYTAMLQTALKGSQPECVAVGTRKRGIALSE